A genomic segment from Aspergillus puulaauensis MK2 DNA, chromosome 1, nearly complete sequence encodes:
- the fos-1 gene encoding sensor histidine kinase/response regulator Fos-1/TcsA (COG:T;~EggNog:ENOG410Q183;~InterPro:IPR001789,IPR035965,IPR003594,IPR003661, IPR036890,IPR036097,IPR011006,IPR000700,IPR000014, IPR004358,IPR005467;~PFAM:PF13426,PF00072,PF00512,PF02518,PF08448, PF00989;~go_function: GO:0000155 - phosphorelay sensor kinase activity [Evidence IEA];~go_function: GO:0016772 - transferase activity, transferring phosphorus-containing groups [Evidence IEA];~go_process: GO:0000160 - phosphorelay signal transduction system [Evidence IEA];~go_process: GO:0007165 - signal transduction [Evidence IEA];~go_process: GO:0016310 - phosphorylation [Evidence IEA]) has translation MMLHGQVSALSLQDHDQQQQQHNKPVNSHQDACSPGSDVMIATNGPAPAHSRPPSPSLSRIFRYTPVPTLVLDPSMSIVEVSDSHLAISGEPRDSLLHATVGDLDPEAIPAPNIPTLYGALRAACATRETQLIEHILVNNKIAHNLRVTPIFDGATLLYVVLEAQKLTEKAVNNQHGYMNETYKILVDTVKDYAIFMLDPHGRIATWNAGAEVLKGYKAEEVIGKHFSIFYSPEDRASGKPAKALDVCMRDGRIEDEGWRYRRDGSRFWANVLITPIFQFGQHVGFAKVTRDLTERKEAEARMITAFEESSRLKTDFLANISHEIRTPMNGMQMALTMLADTGLSSQQAEHATIIQDSMSLLLQIVNDVLDYSKLSSGSFSLHADMVDVRDVVGAVVRNCRPSLHDGVELTTSIPPDLPKRLRGDPLRYRQVLQNLVCNAVKFTEKGTIRVSISCSLDDQEPAFSTVKTEVIDTGIGVPDSAINTLFTPFTRFANSTRRKYQGTGLGLSICKSLAELMQGTVGYAPNPDHGSIFWFTAKMGGGSITLPSSTPKRASASVTPIQPDIATEIRTLAPCKHVLLVEDNIVNHTVMLKLLRSIGFERVDGAWNGAEAVRLVKQKPLSYDAVLMDVSMPVMNGLTATAQIREMGLQIPIIAITGNALKGDAETYMAKGMNDCIDKPVHRDQLLKVLWKWIGDGV, from the coding sequence ATGATGCTGCACGGACAGGTATCCGCGCTCTCTCTACAAGACCAcgaccagcagcaacaacaacataaTAAGCCAGTCAATTCTCATCAAGATGCCTGCTCGCCTGGTTCTGATGTCATGATCGCGACGAATGGCCCTGCGCCTGCGCACTCGCGccctccctctccatcgcTGAGTCGCATCTTCCGCTATACGCCCGTCCCAACCCTCGTCCTCGATCCGTCCATGTCCATCGTCGAGGTCTCCGACAGTCATTTAGCTATCTCTGGCGAGCCGCGCGATTCCCTCCTCCATGCGACCGTCGGCGACCTTGATCCAGAGGCGATTCCTGCTCCCAACATTCCCACCCTCTACGGCGCATTACGCGCGGCCTGTGCGACTCGAGAGACCCAGCTGATCGAGCACATCCTTGTCAATAATAAGATCGCACATAATCTCAGGGTGACTCCCATATTCGACGGGGCAACCCTGCTGTATGTCGTGTTGGAGGCCCAGAAACTCACGGAAAAGGCCGTGAACAACCAGCATGGATACATGAACGAGACCTACAAGATCCTCGTCGACACAGTCAAGGACTACGCGATCTTCATGCTCGATCCGCACGGGCGCATCGCCACCTGGAATGCAGGCGCCGAAGTCCTCAAGGGATACAAAGCAGAGGAGGTCATCGGCAAgcacttctccatcttctacAGCCCAGAGGACAGAGCAAGCGGCAAGCCAGCCAAGGCACTCGACGTGTGCATGCGCGACGGCCGCATCGAAGACGAGGGCTGGCGATATCGACGCGATGGCTCCAGATTCTGGGCCAACGTGCTCATCACCCCGATCTTCCAGTTCGGGCAGCATGTGGGCTTTGCCAAAGTCACTCGCGACCTCACGGAGCGcaaggaggctgaggcgcGTATGATCACGGCGTTCGAGGAGTCGTCGCGGTTGAAGACGGACTTTCTGGCGAACATCAGCCATGAGATTCGCACGCCGATGAATGGGATGCAGATGGCCCTGACCATGCTGGCTGATACTGGGCTGTCGTCGCAACAGGCCGAGCATGCCACCATCATTCAAGATTCAATGTCGCTGCTGCTTCAGATCGTCAATGACGTGCTGGACTACTCGAAACTGTCGTCTGGCTCGTTCTCGCTGCACGCCGACATGGTCGACGTGAGGGATGTTGTAGGCGCCGTCGTGCGCAATTGTCGACCATCGCTCCACGATGGCGTAGAATTAACCACCTCTATCCCTCCTGATCTCCCTAAGAGATTGCGAGGAGATCCCCTCAGGTACAGGCAGGTCCTGCAGAACCTAGTGTGCAACGCCGTCAAGTTCACCGAAAAGGGCACCATTCGCGTATCGATATCCTGCTCGCTGGACGACCAAGAGCCGGCCTTTTCTACCGTAAAAACAGAAGTAATAGACACCGGAATAGGCGTTCCCGATAGTGCAATCAACACGCTCTTCACGCCCTTCACGCGCTTCGCCAATTCCACCAGACGCAAGTACCAAGGCACCGGTCTGGGCCTCTCGATCTGCAAGAGCCTCGCAGAGCTGATGCAGGGGACAGTCGGATATGCGCCCAACCCAGACCACGGTAGCATTTTCTGGTTCACCGCGAAAATGGGCGGCGGATCCATTACACTGCCATCGTCGACGCCAAAGCGAGCGAGCGCCTCCGTAACGCCCATACAGCCCGACATCGCGACCGAAATACGAACCCTCGCGCCGTGCAAGCATGTCCTGCTCGTGGAAGACAACATCGTCAATCACACGGTGATGCTGAAACTCCTGCGCAGTATCGGGTTTGAACGAGTCGACGGGGCGTGGAATGGCGCCGAGGCGGTGCGCCTGGTCAAGCAGAAGCCGCTATCCTACGACGCCGTGCTAATGGACGTCTCCATGCCGGTCATGAATGGTCTAACGGCGACGGCTCAGATCCGGGAGATGGGTCTGCAGATTCCCATTATTGCAATCACGGGGAATGCATTGAAGGGCGACGCGGAGACGTACATGGCCAAGGGGATGAACGACTGCATCGACAAGCCAGTCCACCGCGACCAGCTGCTGAAGGTATTATGGAAGTGGATTGGGGATGGGGTCTAA
- the YHM2_1 gene encoding mitochondrial DNA replication protein yhm2 (BUSCO:EOG09263HD8;~COG:C;~EggNog:ENOG410PHBV;~InterPro:IPR018108,IPR023395;~PFAM:PF00153), with the protein MTVQEIKKKDVTLSNLLLGASLNMFEVTSLGQPLEVIKTTMAAHRKDSVPAAMRRVWARGGLSGFYQGLIPWAWIEASSKGAVLLFVASEAEYHIKRLGAADVLAGIGGGMVGGVAQAYATVGFCTCMKTAEITRSKLASEGTKPPSTLEMFRNIYRTEGLRGINKGVHAVAIRQVTNWGSRFGFSRLAEDVIRRGAGKEEGHKLSAVEKVLASSIGGGLSAWNQPVEVIRVELQSMKKDPSRPSNMTIASAAKYIYRENGIRGLYRGATPRIGLGIWQTVCMVALGDMAKDAVERLTGERAGH; encoded by the exons ATGACGGTccaggagatcaagaagaaaGATGTCACTCTCAGCAACCTTCTAC TTGGCGCATCGCTGAACATGTTCGA GGTTACCTCGCTCGGCCAG CCCCTCGAAGTGATCAaaaccaccatggccgccCACCGCAAAGACTCCGTCCCAGCTGCCATGCGCCGCGTCTGGGCAAGAGGCGGTCTCTCAGGCT TCTACCAAGGCCTAATCCCCTGGGCATGGATCGAAGCCTCCTCCAAAGGCGCCGtgctcctcttcgtcgcctcGGAAGCCGAATACCACATCAAACGCCTCGGGGCGGCAGACGTTCTCGCCGGAATCGGTGGCGGGATGGTCGGGGGTGTCGCGCAGGCATACGCCACCGTGGGCTTCTGCACCTGTATGAAGACAGCGGAGATCACCCGGTCCAAGCTCGCGTCGGAGGGAACAAAACCGCCCAGCACACTCGAGATGTTCCGCAACATCTACCGCACTGAGGGTCTCCGTGGGATTAACAAGGGCGTGCACGCTGTCGCCATCCGGCAGGTAACGAACTGGGGTTCTCGCTTTGGATTCTCgcggctggcggaggacGTGATCCGGCGGGGAGCagggaaggaggagggtCATAAGCTGAGtgctgttgagaaggtcCTTGCGTCGTCAATTGGAGGTGGACTATCTGCTTGGAATCAGCCAGTTGAGGTGATCAGGGTTGAACTTCAGAGTATGAAGAAGGATCCGTCTCGGCCGTCCAATATGACTATTGCCAGCGCTGCAAAGTACATATACCGGGAGAATGGCATTCGGGGGTTATATCGGGGAGCGACGCCGCGGATTGGGCTGGGGATTTGGCAGACTGTTTGCATGGTTGCGCTGGGTGATAT GGCCAAAGATGCGGTTGAACGACTTACTGGGGAGCGGGCTGGCCATTAA
- a CDS encoding uncharacterized protein (COG:S;~EggNog:ENOG410PRJP;~InterPro:IPR006680,IPR032466;~go_function: GO:0016787 - hydrolase activity [Evidence IEA]): MEVATELFPNGAWDVHHHIFDPARFAYSPNRHLTPPPATIDQFVAFKKTLGITKSVLTHGLSYGSDCSSLRGFVADLGTNDTKAIGVIDPQTVTAGELQDMRRAGICGIRVNLYQYKAMHDVELQMAALRAHASAIRDRCPDWSMAFTHTHPEFWVELKPFLEREIIPIGIRIVTDHFALLKGASMLSGQGEVIEQPGFREIIGLIRSGHLYVKISAPYRVSNQAPAYEDLKPLVRAFFDVNPRQIVWGSDWPHTPHMKVRTPEEALTETPYLNIDDLAWLRSLRSWLSDEEWNALMVNNPAALYN, from the exons ATGGAGGTCGCTACTGAACTGTTCCCTAACGGCGCGTGGGATGTGCACCACCACATCTTCGACC CTGCGCGATTCGCATACTCTCCCAACCGCCACCTGACGCCCCCTCCGGCAACCATCGACCAGTTCGTTGCATTCAAAAAAACACTCGGCATCACCAAATCAGTCCTCACCCACGGTCTATCGTATGGCTCTGACTGCTCGTCACTTCGGGGATTCGTGGCCGACCTAGGCACGAACGATACCAAGGCAATCGGGGTGATTGACCCGCAAACAGTAACTGCAGGGGAATTGCAAGACATGCGCCGTGCTGGCATCTGCGGCATCCGCGTGAACCTGTATCAGTATAAAGCAATGCACGACGTGGAATTGCAAATGGCTGCATTGCGCGCCCATGCGAGTGCGATTCGTGACCGCTGCCCTGACTGGAGCATGGCCTTCACGCATACCCATCCTGAGTTCTGGGTGGAGTTGAAGCCGTTCCTTGAGAGGGAGATTATTCCCATTGGGATCCGAATAGTCACAGATCATTTCGCCCTGCTGAAAGGTGCCAGTATGCTGTCCGGACAGGGCGAGGTCATCGAGCAGCCTGGGTTCCGGGAGATCATTGGGCTTATTAGATCTGGACATCTATACGTCAAGATTAGCGCTCCGTATCGAGTCAGTAACCAGGCCCCGGCATACGAGGACTTGAAGCCCCTTGTCCGGGCGTTCTTTGATGTAAACCCGCGGCAGATTGTTTGGGGGAGTGACTG GCCGCATACACCGCACATGAAGGTCCGCACGCCGGAGGAGGCTTTAACGGAGACTCCGTACCTGAATATTGACGACCTGGCCTGGTTGCGGAGCCTTCGTTCATGGCTGTCGGACGAGGAGTGGAATGCTCTCATGGTGAATAATCCAGCGGCCCTATACAATTAA
- a CDS encoding uncharacterized protein (COG:C;~EggNog:ENOG410PVGJ;~InterPro:IPR018108,IPR023395;~PFAM:PF00153;~TransMembrane:1 (o202-222i)) produces MAQNRSPSPWQSILAGGAAGGLESLLTYPTEYLKTRQQLQATEIGKPISPGRLLVRTIRQHGPGHMYTGSAAFCVSNAGKSGVRFFAFDTARQFVPTDSSGKTTAWGNMLAGMVAGAAESVLVVTPGETLKTKIIDDQAGAKRYTSATHAIRSVLSTEGISGLYRGVVPVTLKQSANAMVRFTSYNFFLGHLRALSGQDRPIAGASVIAGALAGVVTVYATMPFDTIKTRLQALDGRQRYSGTFDCLRSIISREGIAVLWRGTTPRLARLSISGAISFTIYETIIQWTWSLRE; encoded by the exons ATGGCTCAAAACCGAAGCCCGTCTCCCTGGCAGTCAATTCTCGCCGGCGGGGCTGCTGGCGGCCTCGAGAGCCTTCTCACT TATCCGACAGAGTACCTCAAGACCAGACAGCAGCTACAGGCTACAGAGATCGGGAAGCCCATTTCACCCGGCAGGCTGCTCGTCAGGACTATCCGGCAACATGGACCGGGACACATGTATACCGGAAGCGCAGCCTTCTGCGTCTCCAACGCGGGCAAGTCCGGGGTACGTTTCTTCGCATTCGACACGGCACGACAGTTCGTCCCCACGGACTCCTCCGGCAAAACGACAGCATGGGGTAATATGCTCGCCGGGATGGTCGCAGGGGCCGCGGAGAGCGTCCTGGTAGTGACTCCGGGCGAGACGCTCAAGACCAAAATCATCGACGACCAGGCCGGAGCAAAGCGATACACGTCGGCCACGCATGCAATCCGATCTGTGCTCTCGACCGAGGGCATCTCGGGCCTCTACCGGGGAGTAGTCCCGGTTACGCTGAAGCAATCAGCCAATGCCATGGTGCGCTTCACAAGCTATAACTTCTTCCTTGGACATCTCCGCGCGCTGTCGGGGCAGGATAGACCCATCGCTGGAGCCAGTGTCATTGCTGGAGCGCTGGCCGGTGTTGTCACTGTTTATGCTACTATGCCTTTTGACACCATCAAGACCCGGCTGCAGGCTCTTGACGGTCGGCAGAGGTACTCGGGGACTTTTGATTGCTTGCGCTCCATCATATCCCGCGAAGGCATTGCTGTTCTATGGCGTGGCACAACTCCTCGTTTAGCTCGACTGAGT ATATCTGGAGCCATAAGCTTCACTATCTATGAAACTATCATTCAATGGACTTGGTCTCTACGGGAGTAA
- a CDS encoding uncharacterized protein (COG:S;~EggNog:ENOG410PN9P;~InterPro:IPR036864,IPR007219,IPR001138;~PFAM:PF00172,PF04082;~TransMembrane:1 (o338-358i);~go_function: GO:0000981 - DNA-binding transcription factor activity, RNA polymerase II-specific [Evidence IEA];~go_function: GO:0003677 - DNA binding [Evidence IEA];~go_function: GO:0008270 - zinc ion binding [Evidence IEA];~go_process: GO:0006351 - transcription, DNA-templated [Evidence IEA];~go_process: GO:0006355 - regulation of transcription, DNA-templated [Evidence IEA]), whose translation MTWHPPPSLSVFGALRASPSASLPHVSATATGALLIMRSADDQVTPHKKVRLACRRCRTKRIKCDGGIPACSNCAKAAVSCVDVDGRNNDRSIPRDYAARCRSRIQWLEQQIKILDADFDLTQGPQLDTSGSEVNHDITIEAAHQSTPEQTVEPPSSRKRPHAALENSDSYAVSDPAPAAEARSVAVDLGMLSLHSDSRQKHYLGSSSGLFFTNLIGAHSDALASPASTSTGPVKSRRKRSHPSLDSFYLLYRTLSADLPSAEEATTLFNVYLQEIHIDHPFLHPISLLEAYSALSFCAGQSLEQSANVDANGWPDEMAPFPYNGRYDKVADKDVTPISIFTAVLHVFMVFSVAATVLTRNKNFDFSPTRFYKIAASSAPECLSSISLSGLQSILLFTVQGMTAPTNLNIWTLVHVAMSHCIDLGLHREPRGVSDGTPVSLAMRRFIFYTVYNLDRSISTIQGRPLGIRDETFDLRIPRSADIPVEHIPIANGLSGLRPSIPHDMTLPVYRFLLDPYISEIKMLFYHLPSQGSVFHWPADHSAEQERIKASLDSWLAEAKLAWSESNRDQQEPDELAKSHLKQLRLEALYHGTVTLLYQPSQAFPSPTQSALLQCYQSSSERIHIYNHLNNEEGLYYNWRNIHGIFSAGATIVYCLWASPDIQLVIPFADALRDLRVCSNLLSIGGQWWPSVRNGKENFDRIVDLTIKQLSRLRATNTSAETQRATHRSRISGDGQPTDPFLNNGAGPLSNDAFPGFDSPGHQTAHLLAPQSFPYDMRHPDEAATTPVDSVMENFFAEFLHGDWGWDPFSVCLDTSIL comes from the exons ATGACCTggcaccctcctccttcccttTCGGTCTTCGGAGCGCTCCGGGCTTCACCTTCAGCATCACTCCCTCATGTATCGGCCACCGCGACTGGCGCTCTGCTCATCATGAGATCTGCCGATGACCAGGTCACTCCACATAAAAAAGTGCGCCTTGCATGTCGACGATGCAGGACAAAGCGAATAAAGTGTGATGGGGGCATCCCTGCCTGCTCAAACTGCGCAAAGGCTGCTGTCTCCTGTGTCGATGTCGACGGTCGCAATAATGACCGTTCCATCCCTCGCGA TTATGCTGCGCGATGCCGCTCTCGCATCCAGTGGTTAGAGCAGCAAATCAAGATTCTCGATGCTGATTTCGACCTCACACAGGGTCCGCAGCTGGACACCAGCGGCTCTGAGGTCAACCATGATATAACCATAGAAGCTGCTCACCAATCCACGCCTGAACAGACGGTTGAGCCACCATCATCACGGAAACGACCACATGCTGCACTCGAAAATTCCGACTCCTATGCAGTTTCCGATCCTGCACCGGCTGCTGAGGCCCGTTCGGTTGCTGTGGACCTGGGAATGCTGTCCCTTCACTCAGACTCCCGCCAAAAGCATTACCTAGGCTCTTCGTCTGGCCTTTTCTTTACCAACCTGATCGGTGCCCACAGCGATGCTCTAGCAAGTCCAGCCTCGACATCGACAGGACCGGTAAAAAGTCGACGCAAACGCTCTCACCCGTCGTTAGATTCGTTCTACTTGCTATATAGAACGCTCTCGGCGGATCTCCCTTCCGCCGAAGAGGCCACGACATTGTTCAATGTTTACCTACAGGAAATCCACATCGATCACCCATTTCTGCACCCAATATCACTGCTCGAGGCTTATAGCGCTCTTAGCTTCTGCGCGGGACAAAGTCTGGAACAATCTGCCAACGTGGACGCGAATGGCTGGCCAGACGAGATGGCTCCATTTCCCTATAATGGGCGCTATGATAAAGTGGCCGACAAGGATGTTACGCCCATCTCCATTTTTACGGCTGTCCTGCATGTATTTATGGTGTTCTCCGTTGCAGCTACGGTTCTCACTCGAAATAAAAATTTTGACTTCTCACCAACTCGTTTTTATAAAATTGCAGCCAGCTCCGCGCCAGAATGTTTGTCTAGCATATCCCTTTCGGGACTACAAAGCATTCTCCTCTTTACAGTTCAGGGAATGACTGCTCCTACGAATCTCAACATTTGGACTTTGGTGCACGTGGCCATGTCCCATTGCATTGATTTAGGCTTACACCGCGAGCCCAGGGGTGTCTCCGATGGAACACCTGTTTCGCTTGCGATGCGGCGTTTTATCTTTTATACCGTTTACAACTTGGACAGATCAATCTCAACCATCCAAGGTCGACCACTCGGCATACGAGACGAAACCTTCGATCTCCGAATTCCACGATCGGCCGATATCCCCGTTGAGCATATTCCTATTGCGAATGGCCTGAGCGGGTTACGCCCAAGTATCCCGCACGATATGACATTACCCGTTTATCGTTTCTTATTGGACCCTTATATTTCAGAGATTAAAATGTTATTTTATCATCTCCCGAGCCAGGGAAGTGTATTCCACTGGCCGGCGGACCACTCGGCGGAGCAGGAACGTATCAAGGCTTCGCTTGACAGCTGGCTCGCCGAAGCCAAGCTCGCTTGGTCGGAATCCAACAGGGACCAGCAAGAGCCGGACGAGTTAGCAAAGTCCCACCTCAAACAGCTCAGGCTGGAAGCTCTGTATCATGGTACGGTAACGCTTCTGTACCAACCATCGCAGGCATTCCCGTCCCCCACACAATCTGCCCTTCTCCAATGCTATCAGTCCTCCAGTGAGCGTATCCATATCTACAACCATCTAAACAATGAGGAGGGTCTCTATTACAATTGGCGGAACATCCATGGCATATTCTCGGCTGGAGCCACCATAGTGTACTGCCTTTGGGCATCGCCGGATATACAACTAGTGATTCCTTTTGCAGACGCATTGCGCGATCTCCGAGTCTGCTCAAATCTGTTGAGTATCGGAGGACAATGGTGGCCCTCGGTGCGCAATGGGAAAGAGAACTTCGACCGGATTGTTGATCTGACGATCAAACAACTGAGTCGTTTACGTGCCACCAACACATCCGCTGAGACTCAACGGGCAACTCATCGGAGCCGGATCAGTGGTGATGGACAACCAACTGACCCTTTCCTGAATAACGGGGCGGGGCCGCTCTCTAACGACGCATTCCCTGGGTTCGATAGCCCCGGACACCAAACTGCTCATCTCTTGGCACCGCAGTCATTCCCCTACGACATGCGACATCCTGACGAGGCTGCAACCACCCCAGTAGACTCTGTTATGGAGAACTTTTTCGCAGAGTTCCTCCACGgggactggggctgggacCCATTCTCGGTCTGCCTAGACACTTCAATTCTCTGA
- a CDS encoding RraA family protein (COG:H;~EggNog:ENOG410PM39;~InterPro:IPR005493,IPR036704;~PFAM:PF03737): MMALKTESLRALQKFASCDVSDLADNDTLTGTVANLRAGGQIGDALVRLGVPNGGYLPGLRMFSPGVMCTKSRIFGPAYTVRMVRDSDKTSPSPPTHFADAIPKGSVVFISQPKGLVSACWGGLMSTRAKKLGAAGVVIDGRFRDLAEHQELGVGLFARDISILGSNTFTRSSELNVPVTYTSTEGGEAVVIEPGDYIVGDADGVVAVPVDKVEGCVDLCQSRYDIDEQTRECLENGDEMGPTIKKLRT; encoded by the coding sequence ATGATGGCATTGAAAACAGAGTCTCTCCGCGCACTACAAAAGTTCGCCTCGTGCGACGTAAGTGACCTTGCCGACAATGACACTTTGACGGGAACCGTTGCTAACCTCCGGGCCGGTGGACAGATTGGCGATGCCCTCGTCCGACTTGGAGTTCCCAACGGTGGTTACCTCCCGGGCCTGAGGATGTTCTCCCCCGGAGTGATGTGCACCAAAAGTAGGATTTTCGGGCCGGCCTACACAGTACGCATGGTTCGGGATTCCGACAAGACCTCCCCGAGTCCCCCGACACACTTTGCCGACGCGATTCCAAAGGGCAGTGTTGTCTTTATTTCACAACCGAAAGGACTAGTGAGTGCATGCTGGGGCGGATTGATGAGCACAAGGGCGAAGAAGTTGGGTGCCGCCGGGGTTGTGATTGACGGCCGATTTCGCGATCTCGCCGAGCATCAGGAGCTAGGGGTTGGACTATTCGCGCGAGATATCAGCATACTAGGCTCGAATACCTTCACTAGATCGTCTGAATTGAACGTACCCGTCACATACACCAGCACCGAAGGTGGAGAGGCGGTTGTGATCGAGCCGGGCGACTACATTGTGGGAGATGCTGATGGGGTTGTCGCGGTGCCAGTGGACAAGGTGGAAGGATGCGTGGATTTATGCCAGAGCAGATACGATATAGATGAGCAGACTCGGGAGTGTCTTGAGAACGGCGATGAGATGGGGCCTACCATCAAGAAGTTGAGGACGTga